One segment of Akkermansiaceae bacterium DNA contains the following:
- a CDS encoding permease codes for MNWKKEWKVLALIGGVFLAFFYLPVGTARFDNALMESLYLAKWYAREHVLLCLIPAFFIAGAIAVFVSQASVMKYLGATANKLMAYGVASVSGVILAVCSCTVLPLFAGIYRMGAGIGPASAFLYAGPAVNVLAIILTARVLGAELGIARAVGAIIFSIVIGVLMHLVFIKEEKEKAARQAVAASQTGQDEEQRPLWQNALYFASMIGILVFANWGKPDETTGMWSAIYQGKWMITSVFCLALGAMLILWLGVKWWKVVLTAIPVTLLALVLPEQPMFAFAAGVIGLSAFTSTDRGEAGEWFESSWGFAKLIMPLLLIGVLIAGALLGRVGHEGLIPSGWIANAVGGNSLAANFIASFAGAFMYFATLTEVPILQGLIGNGMGKGPALALLLAGPALSLPNMLVIRSVVGNKKTVVFVSLVIVMATFSGLIFGSFF; via the coding sequence ATGAACTGGAAAAAGGAATGGAAGGTATTGGCGCTCATTGGTGGTGTGTTTCTCGCGTTTTTCTACCTGCCGGTAGGTACTGCGCGATTTGATAACGCGCTGATGGAGTCGTTGTATCTGGCGAAGTGGTATGCCCGTGAGCACGTGTTACTCTGTCTGATACCGGCGTTTTTTATTGCGGGGGCGATTGCTGTCTTTGTCAGCCAGGCTTCGGTGATGAAGTATCTGGGTGCGACAGCTAACAAGTTGATGGCCTATGGGGTGGCCTCGGTGTCCGGGGTGATTCTTGCAGTGTGTTCCTGCACGGTGTTACCCTTGTTTGCGGGCATTTACCGTATGGGGGCGGGCATTGGTCCCGCTTCGGCATTTTTGTATGCAGGACCAGCGGTCAACGTGTTGGCGATCATCCTGACCGCGCGTGTGCTGGGCGCCGAGTTAGGCATCGCCCGGGCTGTCGGAGCCATTATTTTCAGTATCGTCATCGGTGTGTTGATGCATCTGGTCTTTATCAAAGAGGAAAAGGAAAAGGCAGCCAGGCAGGCAGTGGCGGCCAGCCAAACCGGGCAGGATGAGGAACAACGCCCACTCTGGCAGAATGCGCTCTATTTCGCTTCAATGATTGGCATACTTGTTTTTGCCAACTGGGGAAAACCGGATGAGACAACAGGGATGTGGTCTGCCATTTACCAGGGTAAGTGGATGATCACCTCGGTGTTCTGCCTCGCCCTTGGGGCAATGCTCATTCTGTGGTTGGGGGTAAAATGGTGGAAAGTGGTGCTTACGGCGATTCCGGTGACCCTCCTGGCGCTGGTCCTGCCGGAGCAACCGATGTTTGCCTTTGCTGCAGGCGTGATCGGCCTGTCCGCTTTTACCAGCACGGACCGGGGAGAGGCGGGGGAGTGGTTCGAGTCGTCATGGGGCTTCGCCAAGCTGATCATGCCCTTGTTACTCATTGGCGTCCTGATTGCAGGTGCGTTGTTAGGGAGGGTAGGGCATGAGGGATTGATTCCATCCGGGTGGATTGCCAACGCCGTGGGAGGAAACTCCCTGGCTGCCAACTTCATCGCATCATTTGCCGGTGCGTTCATGTATTTCGCCACACTAACAGAAGTGCCCATCCTGCAAGGGTTGATTGGCAATGGCATGGGCAAGGGGCCTGCGTTGGCACTGTTGCTTGCCGGGCCGGCGTTGAGCTTACCGAACATGCTGGTGATCCGCAGTGTGGTCGGAAATAAAAAAACGGTGGTTTTTGTGAGCCTGGTGATCGTCATGGCGACCTTCAGCGGACTCATTTTTGGCTCCTTTTTCTAA
- a CDS encoding helix-turn-helix transcriptional regulator gives MNAEDKINYLAKADVLKALAHPTRLWMAEQLEGGERCVCEFVDAVGVDFSTVSKHLAVLKQAGIVADEKRGKKVFYRLKVPCVLNFMKCIESVIRADSSCECK, from the coding sequence ATGAATGCAGAGGACAAAATCAATTATCTGGCCAAGGCGGACGTATTAAAGGCATTGGCGCACCCGACGAGGTTGTGGATGGCCGAGCAACTTGAAGGAGGCGAGCGCTGCGTCTGTGAATTCGTCGATGCCGTGGGGGTTGATTTTTCGACCGTATCAAAACATCTGGCCGTTTTGAAGCAGGCCGGGATCGTTGCGGATGAAAAGCGGGGTAAGAAGGTGTTTTACCGGCTGAAAGTGCCCTGTGTCTTGAATTTTATGAAGTGTATCGAATCAGTGATCCGTGCTGATAGCTCTTGTGAATGTAAGTGA
- a CDS encoding M48 family metallopeptidase — MNFYQAQDDARKRTKWLVVYFILAVTGVILSVYGIVYLVMLYTGGAVSPWMPGVFAVTAIGTAGIMGTGSLFKTMQLNGGGSVVARDMGARQIDPHTRDTDERRLVNVVEEMAIASGLPVPEIWIMDEELGINAFAAGTEPGNAVVAVTRGCLQRLSRSELQGVVAHEFSHILNGDMRLNMRLMGLLFGILMISMIGRILFESLRFMRVRSSSNDKGGGAGIVIAIVLAGVGLMIVGSVGVFFGRLIQAAISRQREFLADASAVQFTRDPDGIAGALMKIGGQQYGSKINSPKAAEASHLLFADGGMFSYGLATHPPLDVRIKALQKSWDGEFVATELPDVAEGRGSQSRRRDSRLSGFSGGQDTSAPSPPPIPTGGIDQLGEPSEIDANLGRLLRKGLQREWIHACHDREEAQALIFGLLLAEDNELREGEILFVKKGAGDDAGELALHWNHELASLHSSEKIALVDLSIPTLRRLSLPEYDRFVEITQWLIASDGQVDLFEFMLQHIVQRHLDSHFRRHAFPNIKFRRIDDLQNEANVLVTTMAAVGGEDQMQSAYLTAMAESGWPIEMAPPSECGLKNIESALQKFNHATPLVKKQLLRMLGLAVMQDGMVQSREAELLRATADAIGCSVPPFANS; from the coding sequence ATGAACTTCTACCAAGCACAGGATGATGCGAGGAAGCGGACCAAGTGGCTCGTCGTCTACTTCATCCTCGCTGTCACTGGAGTGATTCTCTCGGTGTATGGCATCGTCTATCTGGTGATGCTTTACACAGGGGGGGCTGTTAGTCCGTGGATGCCGGGTGTGTTTGCTGTCACGGCCATCGGCACTGCTGGTATCATGGGAACTGGCAGCCTGTTCAAAACCATGCAGCTCAACGGTGGTGGCTCGGTGGTGGCTCGGGACATGGGTGCGAGGCAGATCGATCCCCATACACGTGATACCGATGAGCGCCGACTCGTCAACGTGGTCGAGGAAATGGCGATCGCCTCCGGATTACCCGTTCCGGAAATATGGATCATGGACGAGGAGCTGGGGATCAATGCTTTTGCCGCAGGAACCGAGCCCGGCAATGCGGTGGTGGCCGTTACCCGGGGGTGTTTACAGCGACTATCAAGGTCGGAGCTGCAGGGGGTGGTGGCGCATGAGTTCAGCCATATCCTCAATGGCGATATGCGACTGAACATGCGGCTGATGGGGCTGCTTTTTGGGATCCTGATGATCTCGATGATTGGCCGCATCCTATTCGAATCACTGCGGTTTATGCGGGTTCGGAGTTCAAGTAACGACAAGGGTGGCGGTGCCGGTATCGTCATTGCCATCGTGCTGGCTGGGGTTGGGCTGATGATTGTGGGGAGTGTCGGGGTGTTTTTTGGTCGACTCATCCAGGCGGCGATTTCACGTCAGCGGGAATTTCTTGCCGACGCTTCAGCCGTTCAATTCACCCGTGATCCCGATGGTATTGCTGGTGCCTTGATGAAGATCGGAGGCCAGCAGTATGGGTCCAAAATCAATTCACCCAAAGCAGCCGAGGCAAGTCATCTGTTGTTTGCCGATGGGGGGATGTTTAGTTACGGACTAGCCACACACCCGCCGCTTGATGTGAGAATCAAAGCTCTTCAGAAAAGCTGGGACGGCGAGTTTGTCGCCACCGAGCTTCCCGATGTGGCGGAGGGGAGGGGCAGCCAATCTCGCCGTCGCGATTCACGCCTCAGTGGTTTCAGCGGTGGTCAGGACACGTCCGCCCCGTCACCACCACCCATCCCGACCGGTGGGATCGATCAACTTGGTGAACCTTCGGAAATCGATGCCAATCTGGGGCGTCTGTTACGCAAGGGCCTGCAGCGCGAATGGATTCATGCCTGCCACGACAGGGAGGAAGCCCAGGCACTGATTTTTGGTCTGTTGTTAGCTGAGGATAACGAGCTTCGCGAGGGGGAGATCCTCTTTGTGAAAAAGGGGGCGGGCGACGATGCCGGGGAGTTGGCACTTCATTGGAACCACGAACTCGCAAGCCTTCATTCGTCGGAGAAAATCGCGCTGGTCGATCTCTCCATCCCCACATTGAGACGGCTGTCATTGCCTGAATATGACCGCTTTGTGGAAATCACCCAGTGGCTGATTGCCAGTGACGGGCAGGTGGATCTGTTTGAGTTTATGCTGCAACACATCGTGCAGCGTCATCTCGACTCACACTTCCGCAGGCATGCCTTCCCGAACATCAAGTTCCGCAGGATAGATGATCTTCAGAACGAAGCCAATGTCCTGGTCACTACCATGGCGGCTGTTGGTGGTGAAGACCAGATGCAGAGTGCTTACCTAACGGCTATGGCGGAATCCGGCTGGCCCATTGAGATGGCCCCCCCCTCAGAGTGTGGGCTTAAAAATATCGAGTCAGCGTTGCAGAAATTCAACCATGCTACGCCACTGGTTAAAAAACAACTGCTCCGTATGCTTGGCCTCGCCGTGATGCAGGACGGTATGGTGCAAAGCCGGGAAGCTGAACTGCTCCGCGCTACCGCCGACGCCATCGGCTGCTCGGTTCCGCCTTTTGCAAACTCCTAA
- a CDS encoding LemA family protein — MTAVMIILAVLAGLALLFALWVMGAYNGLVKLRNRYRNAFAQIDVQLKRRHDLIPNLVETAKGFMKHERETLEAVIQARNMASSARQGANTEDASSMGALMAAEGGLGNALGRLFALSESYPDLKSNANMMQLSEELTSTENKVAFSRQAYNDAVTDYNTQTEVFPSSVIAGMFNFGRATLFEVAEASERDAVKVEF; from the coding sequence ATGACTGCTGTAATGATTATCTTAGCCGTGCTTGCTGGCCTTGCCTTGCTCTTCGCCCTATGGGTGATGGGAGCCTACAACGGGCTGGTCAAGCTACGCAACCGCTATCGCAACGCCTTTGCCCAGATCGATGTGCAGCTCAAGCGGCGCCATGATCTCATCCCCAATCTCGTGGAAACGGCGAAGGGGTTTATGAAACACGAACGCGAGACCCTTGAGGCCGTGATTCAAGCCAGAAATATGGCGAGTTCTGCGCGTCAGGGTGCCAATACCGAGGACGCATCCTCCATGGGTGCCCTGATGGCCGCCGAAGGTGGACTTGGCAATGCCTTGGGTCGACTGTTCGCGCTCTCGGAATCTTACCCCGACCTCAAGAGCAACGCCAATATGATGCAACTGAGCGAAGAACTGACATCGACCGAAAACAAAGTCGCCTTTTCCCGCCAAGCCTACAATGATGCTGTTACCGATTACAACACCCAGACCGAAGTCTTCCCGTCCAGCGTCATCGCCGGGATGTTTAACTTCGGCCGTGCTACCTTGTTTGAAGTGGCCGAGGCAAGTGAGAGGGATGCGGTTAAGGTGGAGTTTTAG
- the arsS gene encoding arsenosugar biosynthesis radical SAM protein ArsS (Some members of this family are selenoproteins.), with protein sequence MPTSFQDTLTRAHTPLTRSMPEILQLNMGKLCNLSCVHCHVNAGPARREIISNEVIDRIIRWFETTKIATLDLTGGTPEMVPGFRRLVDSVRAFEQPREVMTRLNATIINEPGYEWVPEYHASHGITIIASMPCYCAENVNAQRGDGVFDSSIKAFQKLNALGYGRDPRLPLHLVYNPVGASLPPDQKKLEVDYKREMKRHFDIDFNDLYCITNMPIARFASYLKRHGQFDAYNQLLRESFNPATVAGLMCRNTINASWTGEVFDCDFNQMLKMGLQNELTEEPLMVWQIDPENHHQHPIQTANHCFGCTAGHGSSCGGSIA encoded by the coding sequence ATGCCGACCTCATTTCAAGACACCCTTACCCGCGCCCATACGCCGTTAACGCGCTCTATGCCAGAAATTCTGCAGCTGAACATGGGCAAACTCTGTAACCTGAGCTGTGTGCACTGCCATGTGAATGCCGGCCCGGCGAGGCGGGAAATCATCAGCAATGAGGTCATCGACCGTATTATCCGGTGGTTTGAAACAACAAAAATTGCCACACTTGACCTGACCGGCGGCACGCCTGAGATGGTGCCGGGGTTCCGGCGACTGGTAGACAGCGTGCGGGCCTTCGAGCAACCACGTGAGGTGATGACCCGGCTCAATGCCACGATCATCAACGAGCCCGGCTACGAGTGGGTACCCGAATATCACGCAAGCCATGGCATCACCATCATTGCGTCGATGCCCTGTTATTGCGCGGAAAACGTTAATGCCCAACGTGGCGACGGGGTGTTTGACTCCTCGATCAAGGCGTTTCAAAAACTCAATGCCTTAGGCTATGGCCGAGACCCCAGGCTCCCGCTGCACCTGGTCTACAACCCGGTCGGAGCCAGTCTGCCACCCGACCAGAAAAAGCTCGAAGTCGATTATAAACGGGAAATGAAACGGCACTTCGACATCGACTTCAACGACCTCTATTGCATCACTAACATGCCCATTGCCCGTTTTGCCTCGTATCTGAAGCGCCATGGCCAATTCGACGCATACAACCAACTCCTGCGCGAGTCGTTTAACCCTGCTACGGTAGCCGGCCTGATGTGTCGCAATACCATCAATGCCTCGTGGACGGGTGAGGTCTTTGACTGTGATTTCAACCAGATGCTGAAAATGGGCCTTCAAAATGAACTAACAGAAGAGCCACTCATGGTCTGGCAGATCGACCCGGAAAACCATCATCAGCACCCCATCCAAACGGCGAACCACTGCTTCGGATGCACCGCAGGGCACGGGTCGTCATGCGGGGGGAGTATTGCATGA